The proteins below come from a single Tiliqua scincoides isolate rTilSci1 chromosome 16, rTilSci1.hap2, whole genome shotgun sequence genomic window:
- the LOC136635627 gene encoding zinc finger and SCAN domain-containing protein 31-like: MATAVTAQDLSFQAQLEQNIKREEQVQASLGFGRRERAALFEEHLGWGFPQVEPEKRGAPQSWEAGRLSVKLGSATPAWNNLQLPPLTPEDDAEAYLATFERVAEACRWPRDEWTSRLALALSGSARQAYGILNACDAKEYEKLKEAILRGYHITPETWRLWFRQFRYPEAGHPLEVCGQLRELCYQWLEPERHTKEQILELLVLEQFVTVLPPETQSWVRERDPETCRQAIALVEDYLLNQAPKHQKAKKWEQQEVTRGSCERESAASGAGARLPCQEVGFKSDIDSSLQGDGMISGERELKIPVRESNEMERFKRMAPARCSDDLSQGQVSAHWVRTVKDVTRLTREKDTSTALHDTGHQKVLGMNVGSRMRVHSKSFGRPTEPVRDKGAHPGEQPYQCPKCRRRFSANAAFHQHLQSHFAEKRYQCTVCEMRFRQSSDLIKHQRIHTGEKPYQCLECGKTFSLSSALYRHCRGHSGEKPFQCKECGKSFTRNSNLAQHHRLHKK; this comes from the exons atggctactgcagtgaCCGCCCAAGATCTCTCCTTCCAAGCTCAGCTGGAGCAGAACATTAAAAGAGAAGAACAGGTCCAAGCGAGCCTGGGctttgggaggagggagagagcagCCCTCTTTGAGGAGCACCTAGGATGGGGGTTCCCACAAGTGGAGCCTGAAAAAAGGGGGGCCCCTCAGAGCTGGGAAGCTGGACGGCTGAGCGTGAAACTGGGGTCTGCAACCCCAGCGTGGAACAACCTGCAGCTCCCTCCACTCACCCCAGAGGACGACGCCGAGGCCTACTTGGCCACTTTTGAGCGGGTGGCTGAGGCCTGCCGGTGGCCAAGAGATGAGTGGACATCGCGGCTGGCTCTGGCCCTCAGCGGATCCGCCCGGCAGGCCTATGGCATCTTGAACGCCTGTGACGCAAAGGAGTACGAGAAGCTAAAGGAGGCCATCTTGAGAGGCTACCACATCACCCCAGAGACGTGGCGCCTGTGGTTCCGTCAGTTCCGCTACCCAGAGGCCGGGCACCCTCTCGAGGTCTGCGGTCAGCTCCGGGAGCTTTGCTATCAGTGGCTGGAGCCAGAGAGGCACACAaaggagcagatcctggagctgTTGGTTCTGGAGCAGTTTGTGACTGTCTTGCCCCCAGAGACTCAGAGCTGGGTCAGGGAACGAGACCCCGAGACATGCCGCCAAGCAATCGCCTTGGTGGAGGATTACCTGTTGAATCAAGCGCCGAAGCACCAGAAAGCCAAAAAATGGGAGCAACAG GAGGTGACCAGAGGTTCATGTGAGCGAGAGTCAGCCGCATCGGGAGCTGGGGCGAGGCTGCCCTGCCAGGAGGTAGGGTTCAAGAGTGATATAGACAGCAGCTTGCAAG GTGATGGGATGATCTCCGGGGAAAGAGAGCTGAAGATTCCCGTGCGGGAGAGCAATGAGATGGAGAGGTTCAAAAGGATGGCCCCAGCAAGATGCTCTGATGACCTCTCCCAAGGCCAGGTTAGTGCTCACTGGGTCAGGACTGTAAAAGATGTTACTAGGTTGACGAGAGAGAAAGACACATCTACTGCCCTTCATGACACAGGACACCAAAAGGTGCTGGGTATGAACGTCGGCAGCAGAATGAGAGTACACAGTAAGAGCTTTGGCAGGCCGACAGAGCCAGTCAGGGACAAGGGGGCGCACCCTGGAGAGCAGCCCTATCAGTGCCCCAAATGCCGGAGGCGGTTCAGCGCAAACGCAGCCTTCCACCAGCACCTCCAAAGCCACTTTGCGGAGAAGCGGTACCAGTGCACCGTGTGCGAGATGCGATTTCGCCAGAGTTCGGACCTCATCAAGCACCAACgcatccacacaggagagaagccctaccagtgcctggagtgtgggaagaCCTTCAGTCTGTCCTCGGCTCTGTATAGGCACTGCAGGGGCCACTCCGGGGAGAAGCCGTTTCAGTGCAAGGAGTGCGGGAAGAGCTTCACGCGGAACTCTAACCTGGCGCAGCACCACCGGCTCCACAAAAAGTAG
- the RPL35 gene encoding large ribosomal subunit protein uL29: protein MAKIKARDLRGKKKEELLKQLDDLKVELSQLRVAKVTGGAASKLSKIRVVRKSIARVLTVINQTQKENLRKFYKGKKYKPLDLRPKKTRAMRRRLTKHEESLKTKKQQRKERLYPPRKYAVKA from the exons ATG GCCAAGATCAAGGCGCGTGACTTGCGGGGGAAGAAGAAGGAAGAGCTTCTGAAGCAACTGGATGACCTCAAGGTGGAACTGTCCCAGCTACGTGTAGCCAAGGTGACCGGCGGAGCAGCTTCTAAGCTTTCCAAGAT CCGGGTTGTCCGCAAATCCATCGCTCGAGTGCTGACGGTCATTAACCAGACCCAGAAGGAGAACCTCAGGAAGTTCTACAAA GGCAAGAAGTACAAGCCTTTGGATCTGCGGCCCAAGAAGACACGTGCCATGCGACGCAGGCTAACCAAGCACGAAGAGAGTCTGAAAACCAAAAAGCAGCAGCGGAAAGAGCGCCTGTACCCCCCTCGGAAATACGCTGTAAAGGCGTga